The genomic interval CAGAATTTGTTATATCATCATCACAAGATCACCTCAAACATCAGTATAGGAGTATCGGAATATAAGCAAGGAGAACCTATAGATGCATTTATAGCAAGAGCAGATAAAGCTGTGTATATGGCTAAACGCAATGGGAAAAATCAAGTAGTTAGAATTCAGGATTAAATTTAATATGAATATTTTTGCTACTAACATCTGCCCAATAATATCAGCACACAATTTAGATGATAAACGCCTAATAAAAATGGTTCTTGAATCTGCGCAACTTCTCAGCACTGCCATATTTCTCAATAGCAATATTATACACCACGATATATACAAACCCACTCACCAAAAACATCCATGTACTATTTGGACTTCTTTAAATATTGCTAACTGGGATTGGCTTTTTGTACATTTTCAGTCTCTTTGTCAGGAATATACTTCTCGCTATAATAAAAAACATAAAACAGAACAACTAATACTTACTTTAGCACGATACAGTAAATACCTTCCTAAGAGCAAAAAGATAACCCCTTTT from Rickettsia hoogstraalii carries:
- a CDS encoding pyrimidine dimer DNA glycosylase/endonuclease V, whose product is MNIFATNICPIISAHNLDDKRLIKMVLESAQLLSTAIFLNSNIIHHDIYKPTHQKHPCTIWTSLNIANWDWLFVHFQSLCQEYTSRYNKKHKTEQLILTLARYSKYLPKSKKITPFPNCTKSQILLVDFTNITDIHEAYQKYLITKWRYDQIIPK